The following nucleotide sequence is from Kineosporia corallincola.
CCATCCCCCTGGGACCGCGACACCATCAGCGACTTCCATTTCGCACGGCTGCAGCTACTCCCCGGTCTGGGCACACTTCATGGCAGGCACCGCGCCGACGACATTCTCCTGACACTCGAAATCAGCATGCTCCCGTCCTAGCTCCGCCCGGTCCATGAGCCGATACCTCCGGTAACGGGTTCAGATCCCGCTGGACCCATGGCGTACGCCGGAGCATCGCGGTCCGAGGCGAGTCCAGCGAACTTCTCGCTGCCCTGACCCATTCCGTTTCCCCTCGCCTCGAAGCATCGGCCGGAAGTGCCTCAGACGGCAAACTCCCTTCTGTGTGGTGTTTCTTGCCGCTGCTGGGTACGCCGGGATCGATGCGGTTCCTGGTTCTGCCCTGGAAGTCTTGCCTCCCTGGCCCGGGACCGGGCAAGGGGGCGCGGAACATCTTGTCTCGCAAGAGCGGCTCGTCAAGATCTTCCCCGCTCGTCCCCGTTGCCCGGCCGCCCGCCGGGAGGCATGCAACGCCTTCGGTCAGAACGGCCGGTGCCGCACCCGCGGTGCCGTGCCTGTCCCCTCGCACCGAAGGAAACCTGCTGCGTCATGAGCACGTTCGCCGACATCCCTCCCCGCCAGCTCATCCCCAACGACCGCAACCGGGTCATCGCCGAATCCGCGGTCACCGAGATGATGGCCTCCATCTCCGCCCTGGGCATCCTGCAAACCCTCCTGGTCGTCCCCATCAACCCGACCGACCCGACCGACCCGCTCAACCCGCTCAACCCGCTCGACCCGGTCGAGGACCGCACGTCCGGCGAACGCGCCGAGGCCGAGCCGCTGTGGCGGGTCATCGCGGGTCACACTCGCCGCGAGGCGGCCCTGCGTCTGGAGCTGCCGGACGTGCCGTGCCTGATCGCGCAGGACGCCGGTGAGGCCACCGAGCTGCTGCGGATCCTGGGCGAGAACCTCAACCGCAAAGGTCTGTCCGTCCTGGAAGAGGCCGACTACTACCGCCAGCTCGCCCTCCTGGACGTCACCCCCGAACAGATCGAGTCCACCCTCGCCCTGCCCGCCGAACGGGTCCGGTCCCGGCTGGCCCTGAACGACCTGCCCGCCACCGCCCGCCCCCAGGCCGCCGCGGCGGTCGAGGCCGGGACGCTGGACCTGACCCAGATCGCCGCCCTCAACAGCTTCGCCGACGACGACAAGGCCATGGGCCGGATCCTGAAGAAGGACCACACCACCTGGGGCTTCGCCCACGCCCTGGCCGAGGAGACCCGCAAACGCGAACGCCGCGAAACCGTCGACCGGTTGAAGGCCGAACTCACCCTGGCCGGCGTCAAGATCGTCCCCACCCCCAAAAACTGGCCCTACACCTCCCGTGAGGCCGAAGCCTCCACCCTCCTGGACACCGACGGCCAGCCCCTGGACCCCGAGGAAGTGAAGACCAAGCCGGGGTTCGCGGCGTGGATCAACACCGACTACACGCCCCGCGTGATCATCCTCTGCCTGGACCCCGAAGCCTCCGGATACACCCGCACCCAGCGCACCCGCTACGTCCCCGACGCCGAACGCAAAGCCCAAGCCGCCGCCGAACGCGAGCGCATCGCCCACCACGAGGCTCTGGCCGACGCCGCCCAGATCCGCCGGCGGTTCCTCCACGAGAAATACGCCACCGCCAAGACCGCGAAGAAACTCTTCCCCGACGCCCTGAGGTTCATCGCCGCCCGCCCGGAGAAGACACGCATCAGCAACCCCCAGTCCGCCGACCTGGCACTGAGCCTGGCCGGGATCCCGGCCACCCTCGCCAGCCTGGAAGACGCCGCCGCCGGGGCCGGCATGGACCGCCTGCAGCGGATCGTGGTGGCCCGCTGGCTGACCACCTCCGAGAACAACCTGGACTCCCTGACCGCGCAGCGCTGGGACGTGGACCCAGCCGCCGGTGTGGCCTACCTGGACCGGCTGACGGCCGCCGGGTACGAACTGTCCGAAGCCGAACAACGCCTGCACGCCGACATCACCCAACTCGCCAACGCCACCAACGACGAGGACGAGGACGAGGCTGCCGACGAAGACGATCAGGACGACGAGCCCGACGAGAACGACACCATGGACGACCCGAAAGACGATGCGAGTTTCAGTGCGGACGACGCTGAGAGCCCGGCGCCCCGGGACGAGCTGGACGACGAGCAGGCTGCGTCCGAGGTGAGCACCCCGCAGACGGACCCCGCGGGCCTGGACGACATCGCCAAGTCGGCGCAGAAGTTCGAGGCCGTCGCGCCCGCCGGGACCGACGCGGTTCTGGACGAGCTGGTCGCCGCTTCGCACCACTGATCCACACGGGGTGGCCCGAGCCGAACCGGCTCGGGCCCACCCCGCCTCTCCCCCGTTCTCCGCACGCGCATCGCCATGACAGGACGTTGAATCATGAACGCCGAAAACCCTTCCCACCCGCATTCGCCCAACAGCACTCCGTCGGCTCCAGTGCCACGCATCCGCCTGAACGACCCCGCAGCGCTGGTGCATGCTGTTCCGCTGATCCTCGGGATCCAGCACCTCAGCGACGACCTCGTGATCGTCGCTACCCAGG
It contains:
- a CDS encoding ParB/RepB/Spo0J family partition protein, which codes for MSTFADIPPRQLIPNDRNRVIAESAVTEMMASISALGILQTLLVVPINPTDPTDPLNPLNPLDPVEDRTSGERAEAEPLWRVIAGHTRREAALRLELPDVPCLIAQDAGEATELLRILGENLNRKGLSVLEEADYYRQLALLDVTPEQIESTLALPAERVRSRLALNDLPATARPQAAAAVEAGTLDLTQIAALNSFADDDKAMGRILKKDHTTWGFAHALAEETRKRERRETVDRLKAELTLAGVKIVPTPKNWPYTSREAEASTLLDTDGQPLDPEEVKTKPGFAAWINTDYTPRVIILCLDPEASGYTRTQRTRYVPDAERKAQAAAERERIAHHEALADAAQIRRRFLHEKYATAKTAKKLFPDALRFIAARPEKTRISNPQSADLALSLAGIPATLASLEDAAAGAGMDRLQRIVVARWLTTSENNLDSLTAQRWDVDPAAGVAYLDRLTAAGYELSEAEQRLHADITQLANATNDEDEDEAADEDDQDDEPDENDTMDDPKDDASFSADDAESPAPRDELDDEQAASEVSTPQTDPAGLDDIAKSAQKFEAVAPAGTDAVLDELVAASHH